The Kineococcus radiotolerans SRS30216 = ATCC BAA-149 genomic interval GCCAGCCCCGTCCCGTCGCTGGCCTTCGCCGCCGGGGTCGAGGGGTACACCGCCAGCCCCGTCCAGGACGAGGTGTGGAACACCGTGACGGTGTCCGACAGCTGATGGTGCTCCTCCTCAGCCGGGAGGGGGCGGCGTGCTGACGTTCGTCGTGCGCCGCCTCGGCCTCCTGGTCGTCGTCCTGTTCGGGTTGTCGCTGCTGCTGTTCGCCTGGATCCGGGCCCTGCCCGGGGACCCCGCGCGGGCCCTGCTGGGGGAGAAGGCGACCCCGGCGGGCATCGCCTCGGTCAACGCCCGCTACGGGTTCGACCAGCCCGTGTGGCAGCAGTACCTCACCTACCTCGGGCAGATCGTGCGCGGTGACTTCGGGTCCTCCATCAACACCGGGGAACCCGTCGTCTCCACGTTCGCCGAGCGGTTCCCCGCCACCATCGAGCTGGCGCTGGCCGCGCTGGTCCTCGCCATCGCCCTCGGGATCCCGCTGGGCTACCTCGCCGCCCGCCGCCGCGGCGGCTGGCTGGACAACGCCGTCGTCGGCGGCTCGCTGCTCGGGGTCGTCGTCCCGGTGTTCTTCCTCGCCGTCATCCTCAAGTACCTCCTGGCCATCGAGCTGGGGTGGTTCCCCACCACCGGGCGGCAGGACGCCCGCATCGACGCGACCCACGTCACGAACTTCTACGTGCTCGACGGGTTGCTGACCCGGGAGTGGGACGCGAGCTGGGACGCGCTGGTGCACCTCGTGCTGCCCGCGCTGGCCCTGGGGTCCATCCCGCTGGCCATCATCGTCCGCATCACCCGGGCCTCGGTGCTCGACGTCCTGGGCGACGACCACGTCCGCACGGCGCGGGCCAAGGGCCTGCCGCAGGGGATCATCAGCCGCCGGCACGTGCTGCGCAACGCGCTGCTGCCGGTGTCCACGACGCTCGGCCTGCAAGCGGGTGCGCTGCTGTCCGGGGCGGTGCTGACCGAGACGGTGTTCGCCATCAACGGCATCGGCAGCTACCTCTTCGACGCCGTCACGCAGCTGGACTACCCGGTGCTGCAAGGGTTCATCCTGTTCATCGCCGTCATGTACGCGCTGGTCAACCTCGTGGTGGACGTCAGCTACGGGTTCATCGATCCGAGGGTTCGAGTCTCATGAGCGCACTGGACGCACTGACCCCCCAGACCCCCGCCGCGGCGGAGGTCACCGGGGAGGCGGGCCTCGGTCCCTGGCACGCCGCCTGGCGGCGGTTGCGCCGCAACCCCTCCGGCATCGTGGGCGCCGTCCTCGTGCTGCTGTTCGTGCTCGTCGCGATCGCGGCCCCGCTGCTGGCGCCCTACCGGCCGGCGACGGCGGAGTGGTTCGGCGAGGTCACCCCCACCCAGGTGCCGGGCCCCAGCGAGGACCACCCGCTGGGGCTGGACTCCTTCGGGTCGGACCTGCTGACCCAGCTCATCTACGGCGCGCGCTCCTCGCTGGTCATCGGCGTGGTCTCCACCGCCATCGGGCTGGCCGCGGGCGCCCTGCTGGGCGTCCTCGCGGGCGGCATCGGCGGCTGGGTCGACACCCTCGTCATGCGCGTCGTCGACGTCCTGCTGTCGATCCCCTCGCTGCTGCTGGCGGTGTCGATCGCCGCGGTGCTGGACCGCGGCTCGTTCTCGATCATGCTGGCCATCTCGGCGGCGCAGGTGCCGATCTTCGCCCGCCTGCTGCGGGCGTCCCTGCTGGCCCAGCGCGGCCAGGACTACGTCGTCGCCCTGAAGTCGCTGGGGTTGCGCCAGCGCCGGATCGTCGTGGGCCACATGCTGCCCAACTCCCTCGGCCCCGTGCTGGTGCAGGCCACCCTGACGCTGGCGACCGCGGTCATCGAGGTCGCCGCCCTGAGCTTCCTGGGCCTGGGCGACCCCGACCCGGCCGTCGCGGAGTGGGGGCGGATGCTCGTCACCGCCCAGGCCCGCCTCGACCAGGCGCCGATGCTGGCCATCTACCCCGGTCTCGCGATCGCCGTCACCGCGCTGGGGTTCACCCTGCTCGGCGAGGCGCTGCGCGAGGCCCTCGACCCGAGGAGTTCCCGATGAGCCTGCTGGAGGTCGACGACCTGCGGGTCGTGTTCTCCCGCAAGGGCGGACCCAGCACCACGGCCGTGGACGGGGTGTCCTTCTCCGTCGACGCCGGGGAGGTCGTCGGCCTGGTCGGGGAGTCCGGGTGCGGGAAGTCCGTCACCTCGCTGGCCGTCATGGGGCTGCTGCCCCAGCGCACCGCGACGGTCACCGGCGCGGTGCGCTTCGACGGCACCGACCTGCTGACCCTCAGCCCCGCGCAGCTGGCCAGGCGCCGCGGCCGGGACCTGGCCATGGTGTTCCAGGACCCGATGACCTCGCTGAACCCCGTCCTGACCCTGGGGCGGCAGCTCACCGAGGTGCTGCGCACCCACACCGACCTCGACCGCGCCGCGGCGAAGCGGGAGGCCGTGGAGCTGCTCGGCCGGGTCGGGATCCCCGACCCGCGGCGGCGGGTGGGGGAGTACCCCCACCAGCTGTCCGGGGGGATGCGCCAGCGCGTCCTCATCGCCATCGCCCTGGCCTGCTCCCCGCGCCTCATCATCGCCGACGAGCCCACGACCGCCCTCGACGTGACGATCCAGGCCCAGGTGCTGGACCTGCTCACGACCCTGGTCCGGGAGTCGGGGACCGCCATGGTCCTCATCACCCACGACCTCGGCGTCGTCGCCGGCACCTGCGACCGGGTCAACGTCCTCTACGCCGGGCGCGTCGTGGAGCAGGCCGGGCGGAACGACCTCTTCGCCCAGCCCCGGCACCGCTACACCACGGGGCTGCTCGCCGCCGTCCCCCGCGTCGACGCCCCCGAGGGCACGGCGCTGCAACCCGTCCCGGGTTCCGTGCGCGACCGGCTGGAGTGGGCGCAGGGCTGCGCGTTCGCCCCGCGCTGCGGCTTCGCCGACGACGCCTGCCGCCGCGGCGACATCGCCCTGACCGGCCCCGCCGGCTCCCCCCACCTCGCGCGGTGCGTCCACCCCGCCGCAGACGCCCTGGAGGCCACCCCGTGACCCGCCCGACGCCGGACACCGCGCAGCCCGCGAGGGAGGCGGCGGGCGAGCCGCTGCTCAGCGTGCGGGACCTGCAGGTGCACTACCCCATCCGCTCGGGGGTCCTGCGCCGCGCCGTCGGAGCGGTCAAGGCCGTCGACGGGGTCGACCTCGACGTCCCGCGCGGGACGACCTACGGGCTGGTGGGGGAGTCCGGCTGCGGCAAGTCGACGCTGGGCCGGGCCGTGCTGCGGCTGTCCGAACCCACGGGCGGGTCGGTGCGCATCGCCGGCCGGGACCTGCTCGGCCTCGGGCCGGAGGAGCTGCGGCGGGCCCGGCGGCAGATGCAGATGGTCTTCCAGGACCCCCTAGCCAGCCTCGACCCCCGCCAGACCGTGGAGAGCGCCCTCGTGGAGCCCCTCGCGGTGCACGGGGTGCCGGGGGGACCCGCAGCCTGGCGGACCCGGGTCCGCGGCCTGCTGGACCGCGTGGGCCTGCCCGCGGGCGCGGGGGCGAAGTACCCGCACGAGTTCTCCGGCGGGCAGCGCCAGCGCGTCGGCATCGCCCGCGCCCTCGTCCTCGACCCCGACCTGCTGGTGGCCGACGAGCCGGTCTCGGCCCTCGACGTCTCCGTGCAGGCCCAGGTGCTGGTCCTGCTGGAGGAGCTCCAGCGCGACCTCGGGCTGACCTACCTCGTCATCGCCCACGACCTCGCCGTGGTCAAGCACGTCTCCACCACCGTGGGGGTCATGTACCTCGGCGGCATCGTCGAGGAGGGCACCAGCAGCGGCCTCTACGCCCGCCCGCTGCACCCCTACACCCGGGCCCTGCTGTCCGCGGCCCCCGTGCCCGACCCGGTGGCCGAGGCGACGCGGGAGCGGATCCTGCTCGCCGGGGACCTGCCCAGCCCCGCCGACCCCCCGTCGGGCTGCCGCTTCCGGACCCGCTGCCCGTGGGTGCAGCCGACCCGCTGCCACGAGGAGCGCCCGCGGCTGCGCGTCCTCGAGGGCCACCCGGCCACGCAGAAGGTGGCCTGCCACTTCGCCGAGGACATCGAGGCCGGGCGCATCGCCCCGGTGGACCGTTCCGCGGCCGCCTGACCCACCCCCCGCGGGGACCCCCGCCCCGCGGGGGTCCCCCCTGCCGTTGCAGCCCCGTGACCAGGGTGGATAGGTTCAGCCGACTTCCTCCTGGTGCTCCGTCGGCCCCCGACGCGAGGCCGAGGACCCGAGTGGACTACCCCGAGGTGACTCCGTGGCTCTGCCTCCCCTGACCGCCGAACAGCGCGCCGCCGCCCTGGAGAAGGCGGCCGCCGCCCGGCGCGAGCGCGCCGCGGTGAAGCACCGCCTGAAGTACACCGGCGGGAGCCTCGAGGAGGTCATCAGGGAGGGCCAGGAGAACGAGGTCCTCGGCAAGATGAAGGTCTCGGCGCTGCTGGAGTCGCTGCCCAACGTGGGCAAGGTGCGCGCCAAGCACATCATGGAGGAGATCGGGATCTCCGAGTCGCGCCGCGTGCGCGGCCTGGGGGCGCACCAGATCGCCGCGCTCGTCGAGCGCTTCGGCCGCCAGGACGCCCAGGACGCCCAGGACGCCGCCGGGAGCGCGTCCTGAACGCCGAACCGCGCCTGACCGTCCTGGCCGGCCCCACCGCCGTGGGGAAGGGCACCGTCTCCACCGACCTGCGCACCCGCTACCCCGAGGTCTGGATCTCGGTGTCGGCCACGACCCGGGCCCAGCGCCCCGGCGAGGTCGACGGCGTGCACTACCACTTCGTCTCCGAGGAGACCTTCGACGCCTACGTGCGCGACGGGGAGCTGCTGGAGTGGGCCCGCGTGCACGGCCGGCACCGCTACGGCACCCCGCGCGGTCCCGTCCTCGAGGTGCTGGCCTCCGGCCGGCCCGCGCTGCTGGAGATCGACCTCGCCGGCGCCCGCCAGGTCCGCGAGGCCATGCCCGAGGCCCGGTTCGTCTTCCTCGCCCCGCCGAGCTGGGACGAGCTGGTCCGCCGCCTCGTCGGGCGCGGCACCGAGTCCGAGGAGGAGCGCGAGCGCCGCCTGGCGACCGCGCGGGTGGAGCTGGCGGCCGAACCGGAGTTCGACGTGACCATCTACAACGACGACGTGCAGCGGGCCACCGACGAGCTCGTAAGATGGATGGGTCTGCCGGTCAGCTGACCGCCAGCTCTCGAACCGAGGAGAAGAACCGTGGCTGGAACCGTCGCGTCGCCCGAGGGCATCACCAACCCGCCCATCGACGACCTGCTGACGGCTGCCGACTCCAAGTACGCGCTGGTCATCTACGCGGCCAAGCGCGCCCGGCAGATCAACGCCTACTACTCCCAGCTGGGCGAGGGTCTGCTGGAGTACGTCGGTCCGCTCGTCGAGACGCACGTGCAGGAGAAGGCGCTGTCCGTGGCCATGCGCGAGATCAACGAGGGTCTGCTGACCTCGGAGCCGATCGAGCAGCAGTGAGCACCCCCCGCGACCCCGAGCCCGGCCCGCGCGTCGTCCTGGGGGTCGCGGGAGGCATCGCCGCGTACAAGGCGGCGCTGCTGCTGCGCGAGCTGAGCGAGTCCGGGCACGACGTCACCGTCGTCCCCACCGCCGCCTCCGAGCACTTCGTGGGGCGCGCCACCTGGGAGGCCCTCTCCGGCAAGCCGGTCGCCTCCGACGTCTGGACCCGCGCCGACGAGGTCCCGCACGTGCGGCTGGGCCGGCACGCCGACCTCGTCGTCGTCGCCCCCGCCACCGCCGACCTGCTGGCCCGCGCCGCGCACGGCCTCGCCGACGACCTGCTCACCAACGTCCTGCTCACCGCGACCTGCCCGGTGCTGCTGGTCCCCGCCATGCACACCGAGATGTGGCTGAACCCGGCCGTGCAGGCCAACGTCGCGCTGCTGCGCTCGCGGGGGGTCACCGTCCTCGACCCCGCCTCCGGGCGCCTCACCGGCGCCGACACCGGCCCGGGACGGATGCCGGAACCCGCCGACGTCGCCGCGGCCTGCCGCCGGCTGCTGGGGTCCGGCTCGCGCCCGCGCGACCTCGAGGGCCGCCGGGTCGTGGTCTCCGCCGGGGGCACCCGCGAACCGCTGGACCCCGTCCGCTTCCTGGGCAACCGGTCCTCGGGCCGGCAGGGGGTGGCGCTGGCCGCGGCCGCCGCCGCCCGCGGCGCGCGCGTGACCCTGGTCGCCGCCCACCTCGAGGTCCCCGTCCCCGCCGGCGTCGAGGTCGTGGGCGTGACGACGGCGGCCGAGCTGGGCGAGGCGGTGCGGGCCCGCGCGGCGGGCTCCGACGTCGTCGTCATGGCCGCCGCGGTCGCCGACTTCCGCCCCGCGACCCGCACGAGCACCAAGATCAAGAAGTCCGACGACCCCGCCCGCGACCCCGTCGTCGTCCTGGAGCGCAACCCCGACGTCCTCGCGGGACTGGTGCGCGAGCGCGTCGGCGCCGCCCCCGTGGTCGTGGGCTTCGCCGCCGAGACCGGCGACGCGAGCGGCAGCGTCCTGGAGCACGGCCGGGCCAAGCTGGCCCGCAAGGGCTGCGACCTGCTGGTGCTCAACGAGGTGGGGGAGACCCGGGGCTTCGCCGCCGCGACGAACGCCGTGACGCTCCTCGGCGCCGACGGCTCCGAGCGGGAGGTCCCCGAGGCCGGCAAGGACGTCGTGGCCGACGCGGTCTGGGACGCCGTGGTGCCTATGCTGACGTCCCCGGCGACACCGACCGGTGGAACGACCCCCCTGGAGACTGGAGCCCCGTGACCACCCCGCTTCGCCTGTTCACCTCCGAGTCGGTCACCGAGGGGCACCCGGACAAGATCTGCGACCAGATCTCCGACGGGATCCTCGACGCGCTGCTGGCCCAGGACCCCAAGAGCCGCGTCGCGGTCGAGACGATGGTCACCACCGGCCTGGTGCACGTGGCCGGCGAGGTCACCACCGACGCCTACGCCGACATCCCCACCATCGTGCGCCGCACGCTGCTGGACATCGGCTACGACTCCTCCGCCAAGGGCTTCGACGGCCGCACCTGCGGGGTCGAGGTCTCCATCGGCTCG includes:
- a CDS encoding ABC transporter ATP-binding protein yields the protein MTRPTPDTAQPAREAAGEPLLSVRDLQVHYPIRSGVLRRAVGAVKAVDGVDLDVPRGTTYGLVGESGCGKSTLGRAVLRLSEPTGGSVRIAGRDLLGLGPEELRRARRQMQMVFQDPLASLDPRQTVESALVEPLAVHGVPGGPAAWRTRVRGLLDRVGLPAGAGAKYPHEFSGGQRQRVGIARALVLDPDLLVADEPVSALDVSVQAQVLVLLEELQRDLGLTYLVIAHDLAVVKHVSTTVGVMYLGGIVEEGTSSGLYARPLHPYTRALLSAAPVPDPVAEATRERILLAGDLPSPADPPSGCRFRTRCPWVQPTRCHEERPRLRVLEGHPATQKVACHFAEDIEAGRIAPVDRSAAA
- the coaBC gene encoding bifunctional phosphopantothenoylcysteine decarboxylase/phosphopantothenate--cysteine ligase CoaBC; translation: MSTPRDPEPGPRVVLGVAGGIAAYKAALLLRELSESGHDVTVVPTAASEHFVGRATWEALSGKPVASDVWTRADEVPHVRLGRHADLVVVAPATADLLARAAHGLADDLLTNVLLTATCPVLLVPAMHTEMWLNPAVQANVALLRSRGVTVLDPASGRLTGADTGPGRMPEPADVAAACRRLLGSGSRPRDLEGRRVVVSAGGTREPLDPVRFLGNRSSGRQGVALAAAAAARGARVTLVAAHLEVPVPAGVEVVGVTTAAELGEAVRARAAGSDVVVMAAAVADFRPATRTSTKIKKSDDPARDPVVVLERNPDVLAGLVRERVGAAPVVVGFAAETGDASGSVLEHGRAKLARKGCDLLVLNEVGETRGFAAATNAVTLLGADGSEREVPEAGKDVVADAVWDAVVPMLTSPATPTGGTTPLETGAP
- a CDS encoding ABC transporter ATP-binding protein yields the protein MSLLEVDDLRVVFSRKGGPSTTAVDGVSFSVDAGEVVGLVGESGCGKSVTSLAVMGLLPQRTATVTGAVRFDGTDLLTLSPAQLARRRGRDLAMVFQDPMTSLNPVLTLGRQLTEVLRTHTDLDRAAAKREAVELLGRVGIPDPRRRVGEYPHQLSGGMRQRVLIAIALACSPRLIIADEPTTALDVTIQAQVLDLLTTLVRESGTAMVLITHDLGVVAGTCDRVNVLYAGRVVEQAGRNDLFAQPRHRYTTGLLAAVPRVDAPEGTALQPVPGSVRDRLEWAQGCAFAPRCGFADDACRRGDIALTGPAGSPHLARCVHPAADALEATP
- the rpoZ gene encoding DNA-directed RNA polymerase subunit omega, with the protein product MAGTVASPEGITNPPIDDLLTAADSKYALVIYAAKRARQINAYYSQLGEGLLEYVGPLVETHVQEKALSVAMREINEGLLTSEPIEQQ
- the gmk gene encoding guanylate kinase, translating into MNAEPRLTVLAGPTAVGKGTVSTDLRTRYPEVWISVSATTRAQRPGEVDGVHYHFVSEETFDAYVRDGELLEWARVHGRHRYGTPRGPVLEVLASGRPALLEIDLAGARQVREAMPEARFVFLAPPSWDELVRRLVGRGTESEEERERRLATARVELAAEPEFDVTIYNDDVQRATDELVRWMGLPVS
- a CDS encoding ABC transporter permease, with amino-acid sequence MSALDALTPQTPAAAEVTGEAGLGPWHAAWRRLRRNPSGIVGAVLVLLFVLVAIAAPLLAPYRPATAEWFGEVTPTQVPGPSEDHPLGLDSFGSDLLTQLIYGARSSLVIGVVSTAIGLAAGALLGVLAGGIGGWVDTLVMRVVDVLLSIPSLLLAVSIAAVLDRGSFSIMLAISAAQVPIFARLLRASLLAQRGQDYVVALKSLGLRQRRIVVGHMLPNSLGPVLVQATLTLATAVIEVAALSFLGLGDPDPAVAEWGRMLVTAQARLDQAPMLAIYPGLAIAVTALGFTLLGEALREALDPRSSR
- the mihF gene encoding integration host factor, actinobacterial type produces the protein MALPPLTAEQRAAALEKAAAARRERAAVKHRLKYTGGSLEEVIREGQENEVLGKMKVSALLESLPNVGKVRAKHIMEEIGISESRRVRGLGAHQIAALVERFGRQDAQDAQDAAGSAS
- a CDS encoding ABC transporter permease; its protein translation is MLTFVVRRLGLLVVVLFGLSLLLFAWIRALPGDPARALLGEKATPAGIASVNARYGFDQPVWQQYLTYLGQIVRGDFGSSINTGEPVVSTFAERFPATIELALAALVLAIALGIPLGYLAARRRGGWLDNAVVGGSLLGVVVPVFFLAVILKYLLAIELGWFPTTGRQDARIDATHVTNFYVLDGLLTREWDASWDALVHLVLPALALGSIPLAIIVRITRASVLDVLGDDHVRTARAKGLPQGIISRRHVLRNALLPVSTTLGLQAGALLSGAVLTETVFAINGIGSYLFDAVTQLDYPVLQGFILFIAVMYALVNLVVDVSYGFIDPRVRVS